Below is a window of 'Nostoc azollae' 0708 DNA.
AGCCGTCCTGTTTGGTTTCCTTGCTCAAGCAGCTGAAAGATTTCAGGGAGCGAAAGTTCAGATAAAAATCCTGAAATAGCCATATCGTACCCTTTGTGAAGTCCTACATTTAGAAACATAGAACCGAAATGTGTAAAACCTGTGCAGCAAATTTGCTTAAGTGTAATGATTAGTGTAAGTAATAGTTCATCAGTAACCATTCATCAGTTATACCCCCTACTATTACCACAATTCAGTGGGTATAAACTACCCATTCTAAATCTCTGACAACCTTATACTGTATTCAATGTGTTGGACTAACATGCGATCGCAACTGTATTATGAATTAATAGCGTTAAGCATATACTAAGAATAAGCTTTAT
It encodes the following:
- a CDS encoding DUF4388 domain-containing protein, which codes for MVTDELLLTLIITLKQICCTGFTHFGSMFLNVGLHKGYDMAISGFLSELSLPEIFQLLEQGNQTGRLTIKAQSPNSSLKGENFYIWFKQGLIVAAVNRLDGQGLLSIIQPCCWLSARAAARITDVYAIH